A single genomic interval of Salinarchaeum sp. IM2453 harbors:
- a CDS encoding helix-turn-helix domain-containing protein, translated as MSGLRVELEIGSPKGCPIAETTANAGESVTEITWTHSGDDVTEQFTTRSKENTIPDIVDPVFEYNHDGVYEFNRETEGCPCSTIEEQGYPISDARSENGNLYVTLHLADRSALSSLLKGLKQQYDDVSIQTISQADADDQHGGEFVPINRGELTQRQREVIETAYEMGYFKYPRQANATEVAEELDICPSTLAEHMAAAQSKIYGDLFGISEIRAE; from the coding sequence ATGAGTGGATTACGCGTGGAACTTGAGATTGGATCTCCAAAGGGATGTCCAATCGCTGAAACAACGGCTAATGCAGGCGAATCGGTAACAGAAATCACGTGGACACACAGTGGAGATGACGTTACAGAGCAGTTTACAACTCGTTCAAAAGAAAATACGATCCCAGATATCGTTGATCCAGTGTTTGAATACAACCACGACGGCGTGTATGAATTTAATCGGGAGACAGAGGGATGTCCCTGTAGCACAATTGAAGAACAAGGATACCCGATTTCTGACGCACGATCAGAGAACGGAAATCTCTATGTTACGCTACACCTTGCAGATAGATCAGCGTTGAGTTCACTACTGAAGGGACTAAAGCAGCAGTACGATGATGTCTCCATTCAAACAATTTCACAAGCTGACGCAGATGACCAACATGGAGGCGAGTTTGTCCCGATTAACCGCGGTGAATTAACACAGCGGCAACGCGAAGTGATTGAAACGGCGTATGAAATGGGATATTTCAAGTATCCACGACAAGCAAACGCTACGGAGGTTGCCGAAGAACTGGACATATGTCCATCGACATTAGCGGAACATATGGCAGCAGCACAATCGAAGATATACGGCGATCTGTTTGGGATATCTGAAATAAGAGCAGAATGA
- the cca gene encoding CCA tRNA nucleotidyltransferase: protein MTEDVAAVLDQAREIVDPEPEEWEALEEGAEELIQRAQAAVSNLQVDAEVIRVGSTARGTWLSGDRDIDLFIKFSPELDRSELAQYGLQVGHEVLPSGQEKYAEHPYVTGQWSGFDVDIVPCYAVDSAKDIQSAVDRTPFHNEYVKENINPTLASEVRLLKGFCAGQELYGSNLRTRGFSGYILELLILEYRTAEKLLSAAAEWKPQVHIDPVGHAQETFDDPLVVIDPTDPERNVAAVLSENNFARFQHYAREFLRSPEIGFFESSAKQSISKTELNEELANRDTTLLALVFETPDLIEDDLYPQLRTSKQGITEGLTRNGFDVLRSDIAVSEDQTLILVEVDVEKRAAIQRHDGPPVHIKEHAEDFYNKYRDDGTVYGPFIEDGRYVIERQRSIQTAKEWCDSQQLLNVHHGTRIKDILEQNYEIKINNEIQSLLPEFEAALAEYFSPSP, encoded by the coding sequence ATGACTGAGGATGTTGCGGCTGTTCTTGATCAGGCTCGAGAGATTGTTGATCCAGAGCCAGAGGAGTGGGAGGCTCTTGAGGAAGGTGCTGAAGAACTGATACAGCGGGCACAGGCTGCAGTGTCTAATCTTCAGGTTGATGCGGAGGTAATTCGAGTCGGATCAACTGCACGAGGTACGTGGTTGTCCGGTGATCGGGATATTGATCTATTCATTAAGTTTTCTCCGGAACTGGATAGAAGTGAGCTTGCACAGTACGGATTACAAGTTGGCCATGAAGTTCTCCCATCAGGACAAGAGAAATATGCCGAACACCCATATGTGACAGGGCAGTGGAGTGGGTTTGATGTTGATATTGTCCCCTGTTATGCAGTCGACTCAGCTAAAGATATCCAGTCTGCAGTAGACCGAACTCCATTCCACAACGAGTATGTTAAGGAGAATATAAACCCGACGCTAGCATCCGAAGTGCGGTTACTCAAAGGATTCTGTGCTGGACAGGAACTATATGGGAGCAATCTTCGTACCAGAGGATTCAGTGGATACATATTAGAACTGCTAATTTTAGAATATAGGACAGCTGAAAAATTACTTTCAGCTGCAGCAGAGTGGAAACCACAGGTTCATATTGATCCTGTAGGGCATGCACAAGAGACATTTGATGATCCACTTGTTGTTATAGATCCAACAGACCCAGAACGAAATGTTGCGGCCGTCCTGTCAGAGAACAATTTTGCCCGATTCCAGCATTATGCGCGCGAATTCCTTCGAAGCCCGGAGATCGGATTCTTCGAATCATCAGCAAAACAGTCAATCAGTAAGACGGAGCTAAATGAGGAACTTGCCAATCGAGACACAACGTTGCTCGCGCTTGTATTTGAGACGCCGGACCTTATTGAGGACGATCTGTACCCGCAGTTACGAACATCCAAGCAGGGAATTACTGAAGGCCTCACCCGAAATGGATTTGACGTGCTTCGGTCAGATATTGCAGTTAGTGAGGATCAGACGCTGATTCTTGTTGAAGTCGATGTCGAAAAGCGCGCCGCAATTCAGCGACATGATGGCCCTCCGGTCCATATCAAGGAACATGCGGAGGACTTCTATAATAAATACCGGGACGATGGCACGGTTTATGGACCGTTCATTGAAGACGGACGATACGTAATCGAAAGACAGCGATCAATCCAGACGGCAAAAGAGTGGTGCGATTCACAGCAGTTGCTCAACGTTCATCATGGAACAAGAATCAAAGACATACTGGAGCAGAACTATGAAATTAAAATAAATAACGAGATACAGTCACTGCTTCCAGAGTTCGAGGCGGCACTGGCGGAGTATTTTTCGCCGTCCCCATAA
- a CDS encoding HTH domain-containing protein, whose translation MITKEDDVPGKERDEKSGKYTASYTDSDFLNAIRSLDGMAGTSEIADEVGCTRRTAYTRLKSLEERGCAESRQVGNSLVWITTE comes from the coding sequence ATGATCACCAAGGAAGATGATGTGCCGGGAAAAGAACGTGATGAGAAATCTGGCAAGTACACAGCTAGTTACACAGATTCCGATTTTCTGAACGCAATTAGATCTCTAGATGGAATGGCTGGTACGTCCGAGATCGCTGATGAGGTTGGTTGCACCCGGCGAACGGCATACACGCGCCTCAAATCCCTTGAAGAAAGGGGATGTGCTGAAAGCCGCCAAGTCGGGAACTCCTTGGTGTGGATCACTACTGAATAA
- a CDS encoding DNA double-strand break repair nuclease NurA, translated as MVLDPVHMEGITKHARRIKSEVDESEHRNIAGTVWNDFLNPLYNQEGEKILSPLEGQYLREVKIEEAALQETIFERSYGLDSGTINPTSFKNGIVLDVAQAAMAAVPTELDLHRKRTITTTVHSTTPVGISEKTEKLDEGNTQNILLPAPSVERFEESVVHDIALHLSESKHALSHINQIDGLLVLDGPIYPKGILNWADHPELRELLYDEGDTRDVKGNPRDIIKNYIGLVNHFVSNEIPLLGFVKNPSTQALTRTLERQESTPQTPWVNDTAFFKKILEKVGYEYNRDENGDVQRKRVRDEEHLTYTNWFRSRGGADRYVSADASLFDLERTLDPEDYEVTFFVLYEPRSDLLYRIESPYGITKDPERREQLTKWILKEVATQQGPPEAVAKADELARISKDETAALQSEFEIKFNTEQHKDYDSHRWNELY; from the coding sequence ATGGTACTTGATCCGGTTCATATGGAGGGGATTACAAAGCACGCTCGCCGGATCAAATCAGAGGTAGATGAAAGCGAGCATCGAAACATCGCCGGTACGGTATGGAATGACTTTCTAAATCCGTTGTATAACCAAGAGGGAGAAAAAATTCTATCTCCGCTGGAAGGACAGTACCTACGGGAGGTTAAAATTGAGGAGGCTGCGCTACAAGAGACGATCTTTGAGCGTAGCTATGGACTGGATTCAGGAACAATCAATCCAACATCATTTAAGAACGGAATTGTGCTTGATGTTGCACAAGCAGCAATGGCGGCCGTTCCAACAGAACTTGATTTGCATCGAAAACGTACGATAACAACGACAGTTCATTCAACTACTCCTGTGGGTATTAGTGAGAAAACAGAGAAGCTCGATGAGGGAAACACGCAAAACATCTTGTTACCAGCACCTTCAGTAGAGCGGTTTGAGGAAAGCGTTGTACACGATATCGCACTGCATCTCTCTGAAAGCAAGCATGCATTGTCACACATCAATCAGATAGATGGATTACTTGTTCTCGATGGTCCGATCTATCCAAAAGGTATTCTAAACTGGGCAGACCATCCGGAACTCCGTGAGCTACTGTACGATGAAGGAGATACACGAGATGTAAAAGGGAATCCACGTGATATAATCAAGAACTACATCGGGCTTGTCAATCATTTTGTGTCCAACGAGATTCCATTGCTGGGGTTTGTAAAAAATCCATCAACGCAGGCATTGACAAGGACATTGGAGAGACAAGAGAGTACGCCCCAAACGCCCTGGGTAAACGATACAGCATTTTTCAAGAAAATATTGGAGAAAGTAGGTTATGAGTACAACAGAGATGAAAATGGCGATGTGCAGAGAAAGCGAGTCAGAGATGAGGAACATCTTACATATACGAACTGGTTCCGATCCAGAGGCGGTGCAGACAGGTATGTGTCCGCGGACGCGTCATTGTTCGATCTTGAACGGACGCTTGACCCAGAGGACTATGAAGTAACGTTCTTTGTGTTGTACGAGCCAAGAAGCGACCTTCTATATCGGATTGAATCGCCATATGGTATTACAAAGGACCCGGAGCGACGAGAGCAACTGACCAAATGGATTCTTAAAGAAGTCGCAACACAACAAGGGCCGCCGGAGGCAGTTGCTAAGGCTGATGAACTCGCCAGAATCAGCAAAGACGAGACAGCTGCCTTGCAGTCAGAGTTTGAAATTAAGTTCAACACAGAGCAGCACAAGGACTATGACAGCCACCGGTGGAACGAGCTGTACTAG
- a CDS encoding MFS transporter: protein MQLWSYKRTVLVACTLAFFATMVARLSISPVVPEISSEFDISTGVIGFALSAMWFTYAASQFPSGLLGDKVGERIVILIAVVGTAATSFLIVISPSYWMFFIAVLLLGAFAGLHYSVATTLLAKTFRQTGAAIGIHSAGAPIAGLIAPVAAGALGSIFGWRYAVALGLLTAAPVAIFFWLTVRPTEPSNPNASLSDQVDLQLYSRVLTHTPITITLGLAVGGAFVWQATASFFPAFIVNYHGYSEIVASVVFSWYFIVQGIGQPVVGSLSDRFGRNFAAAGSVCCGILGYGLLISVDSIIALASATVFVGIGMCWGAALLPKFLDHLPDNEQGVGFGLLRSTYMLLGASGSVVTGIFVDLFSWGVAFGILTSILGVMLIGLLFAIYFDA, encoded by the coding sequence GTGCAGTTGTGGTCGTACAAGCGAACAGTCCTCGTCGCATGTACTTTAGCATTCTTCGCGACGATGGTCGCCCGTCTTTCAATCAGCCCGGTCGTACCCGAAATTAGCAGTGAATTTGACATTTCCACCGGCGTTATTGGATTCGCACTCTCTGCTATGTGGTTTACCTACGCTGCTTCACAGTTCCCAAGTGGTCTTCTCGGGGACAAGGTCGGGGAACGGATAGTCATTCTTATCGCGGTTGTTGGGACAGCAGCGACGAGCTTTCTTATTGTAATTTCTCCATCATATTGGATGTTCTTTATTGCTGTTCTCCTCTTGGGTGCATTTGCCGGATTGCATTATAGTGTTGCGACAACCCTACTTGCAAAGACATTCCGACAGACTGGTGCAGCGATTGGCATTCACAGTGCTGGCGCACCAATTGCCGGTCTGATTGCACCAGTTGCTGCAGGAGCACTTGGAAGTATTTTTGGTTGGCGTTATGCTGTTGCGCTTGGATTACTTACTGCGGCCCCCGTTGCTATATTCTTCTGGCTAACCGTCCGTCCAACTGAACCATCCAATCCGAATGCATCTTTGTCTGATCAAGTTGATCTACAATTATATTCGCGAGTACTTACACATACTCCGATTACCATCACTCTCGGTTTGGCTGTTGGTGGCGCGTTTGTCTGGCAAGCAACAGCGTCATTCTTCCCGGCGTTTATTGTAAATTATCACGGATACTCTGAGATCGTCGCCAGTGTGGTCTTCTCTTGGTATTTTATTGTCCAAGGAATTGGTCAACCGGTGGTTGGATCGCTCTCAGACCGCTTTGGTCGAAATTTTGCCGCCGCTGGTAGCGTTTGCTGTGGTATCCTTGGGTATGGACTCTTAATCTCAGTTGACTCTATCATCGCACTTGCGAGCGCAACGGTGTTTGTTGGTATCGGTATGTGCTGGGGGGCTGCATTGCTACCAAAATTCCTTGATCACCTCCCTGACAACGAACAGGGCGTCGGATTTGGACTTCTCCGTAGCACCTACATGCTACTTGGGGCCAGCGGTAGTGTTGTTACTGGCATATTTGTCGATCTGTTTTCATGGGGTGTTGCGTTTGGGATTTTAACCAGTATCCTCGGAGTTATGCTCATCGGCTTGTTGTTTGCAATCTACTTCGATGCTTGA
- a CDS encoding Brp/Blh family beta-carotene 15,15'-dioxygenase, with protein MSSKFGYADSQSLFSVPREWQLLLPAWISFAVVTVLVGGLRLAGISIPMSIQLLAYLIGLVAINLPHGGFENLQNLRTRSARFQAIYAVVFVAMVAGFIGLLLWNAVIGVALMIAVACVKGGFGGLAVLDAVTGTDHIQSRFQRWLGAGVRGGAVMLVPYVAFTETFEQYTAYMVDVFDPGALAAATWAFHPITYNYAVPAAILLGVIAHIGLGYARDPGTRTWLADAIETILLVVYFSVVPVVLAVGLYFPLWYSARQVARSAAVDDERPVEEGAWMSEEYRSEHVASLLNWSMFIVGGVFTGLLLAALWYFAPEPIMEVAAADYASDTTALLAGGVVFYTIFVSIIALPHVVVGGFIDRQGIWFIP; from the coding sequence ATGAGTAGCAAGTTTGGTTACGCAGATAGTCAATCCCTATTTTCCGTCCCGCGGGAGTGGCAGTTGCTCTTGCCCGCTTGGATCTCTTTCGCAGTGGTAACTGTGCTCGTCGGGGGCCTTCGGCTTGCGGGCATTTCGATCCCGATGTCCATCCAGTTACTGGCGTATCTGATCGGGCTTGTTGCAATTAATCTCCCGCACGGAGGGTTTGAAAATCTGCAGAACCTTCGCACCAGGTCGGCTAGATTCCAAGCAATATACGCGGTTGTTTTTGTCGCGATGGTTGCTGGATTTATCGGGCTGTTGCTTTGGAATGCTGTTATTGGTGTCGCGTTAATGATCGCAGTTGCTTGTGTTAAGGGAGGCTTTGGTGGCCTCGCCGTCCTTGATGCAGTGACTGGTACTGATCATATTCAGTCACGCTTCCAGCGATGGCTTGGCGCAGGCGTCCGTGGCGGTGCTGTGATGCTTGTGCCATATGTCGCATTCACTGAAACGTTTGAACAGTACACCGCATACATGGTTGATGTCTTCGACCCAGGTGCCCTTGCAGCAGCGACATGGGCATTTCATCCGATCACGTACAATTACGCTGTCCCAGCTGCAATTCTTCTCGGCGTAATTGCACACATCGGCCTAGGGTATGCGCGTGATCCTGGAACCAGAACATGGTTAGCAGATGCAATCGAAACGATCCTTTTAGTCGTTTACTTCTCGGTTGTACCTGTTGTCTTAGCTGTCGGACTGTACTTCCCACTCTGGTACTCTGCCCGTCAAGTTGCTCGATCGGCCGCTGTTGATGATGAACGACCAGTTGAGGAGGGTGCATGGATGTCAGAAGAATATCGTAGTGAGCATGTAGCATCTCTTCTGAACTGGAGTATGTTTATCGTTGGCGGTGTGTTTACTGGGCTGCTTCTTGCTGCCCTCTGGTACTTCGCTCCGGAGCCTATCATGGAAGTCGCGGCAGCGGACTATGCCAGTGACACAACTGCGTTACTTGCCGGAGGTGTTGTGTTCTACACCATCTTTGTGAGCATTATTGCTCTCCCCCACGTCGTTGTTGGTGGATTCATTGATCGACAGGGCATTTGGTTTATTCCGTAG
- a CDS encoding NOP5/NOP56 family protein has protein sequence MSSEEGWYVGSNPDKITIAVQGILAGSASEPAEWPEKAIEETEVTSKSEYYEWLQKATIEAARKTIKEQEQSSDQQLIHAVRAMDDCLSQGNEIIERVSEWAGSLYEETGTSEEYLRTVAKREPENETETQVISLANRGVDLLDQADQLQDYINQQAPTVAPNLSALSDPVLAARLIALAGGLEDLAKMPSSTVQVLGAEDALFAHLRGNAPSPKHGVIFTHEYVRETPQQERGSAARAFAGKLSIAARVDHYSGEYRPELEAELLDRIQTIQNRGDH, from the coding sequence ATGAGTAGTGAAGAGGGCTGGTACGTAGGGTCCAATCCAGACAAGATTACCATAGCAGTACAGGGAATTCTGGCAGGGTCCGCCTCGGAGCCAGCAGAATGGCCGGAGAAAGCCATAGAGGAAACAGAAGTAACATCCAAATCAGAATATTATGAATGGCTGCAGAAGGCTACGATTGAAGCAGCAAGAAAAACAATCAAAGAACAAGAGCAATCGAGTGATCAACAACTGATTCATGCAGTTCGAGCGATGGACGACTGCTTGTCACAAGGAAATGAAATTATAGAGCGAGTATCAGAATGGGCTGGAAGTCTGTATGAGGAAACAGGAACCAGTGAGGAGTACTTACGAACAGTAGCGAAACGAGAACCAGAAAATGAAACAGAGACACAGGTAATCAGTTTAGCAAACAGAGGAGTTGACTTACTTGATCAAGCAGATCAACTACAGGATTATATCAACCAGCAAGCACCAACAGTTGCACCGAATTTATCAGCACTGTCAGACCCAGTGCTTGCAGCAAGGCTGATTGCGCTGGCTGGGGGCCTTGAAGATTTGGCAAAGATGCCATCAAGTACTGTGCAGGTTCTCGGGGCAGAGGATGCTCTGTTCGCGCATCTTCGTGGTAACGCTCCATCTCCAAAGCATGGAGTTATATTTACACATGAGTATGTGAGAGAGACTCCACAGCAGGAGCGAGGATCAGCAGCACGCGCGTTTGCCGGAAAGTTATCGATTGCAGCGCGAGTTGACCACTATTCCGGAGAATATCGACCAGAATTAGAAGCTGAGTTACTGGATCGAATTCAGACAATTCAGAATCGGGGTGATCACTGA